The sequence TGTCAACTTGGAGATCCTAGACCTTTCTAGCAATGACATTTCTGGGACAATTCCTAGTGAAGTTGCAGGATTGAGGAGCTTGAAGTTGTATTTGAATTTGTCAAGAAATCATTTACATGGGCCTTTACCACTTGAGCTGAGTAAAATGGACATGGTGCTAGCAATCGATCTATCTTCCAACAATCTCTCTGGCACAATCCCGCCACAACTTGGAAGCTGCATTGCACTGGAGTACCTTAACCTTTCAGGCAATGTCTTAGAAGGCCTTCTTCCTGCTACAATAGGGCAGCTGCCTTATCTTAAAGAACTCGACGTATCTTCAAACCAATTGAGTGGCAATATACCACAATCTATTGAGGAATCGCCGACTTTCAAGCATCTCAACTTCTCTTTCAACAAGTTCTCTGGGAACATATCAAACAAGGGAGCATTTTCTTCCTTGACAATAGACTCCTTCCGTGGCAATGATGGCCTTTGCGGAGAAATAAAGGGCATGCCCAACTGCCAGAGGAGAAATGCTcatctttcatttattttacctgTCCTACTGTCACTGTTTGCTACTCCCTTATTATGCATGTTTGCATACCCCCTCGTACTCAGGTTAAGGTTCAGAAGGCAAATGGTGATACTCAATGGAGGCGACTTGGGAGATGAggataaagaaacaaaagaccTCAAACATCCAAGAATCTCGTATCGAGAGCTTATTGAAGCTACAGGGGGTTTTAGCGCCTCAAGCCTAATAGGTTCAGGCCAGTTTGGCCATGTCTACAAGGGCGTTCTTCAAGACAATACAAGGATAGCTGTTAAGGTATTggattcaaaggcaactggagaAATTTCAGGAAGTTTCAAAAGAGAATGCCAAGTACTAAAGAGGGCCAAACACAGAAATTTGATCAAGATCATCACAATATGCAGCAAGCCAGACTTTAAGGCTTTTGTCCTTCCTCTCATGTCAAATGGGAGCCTGGAAGGGCATTTATACCCAAGCCATGGACTAAATACAGGGCTGGATTTGATTCAGTTGGTTAGCATATGTAACGATGTGGCTCAAGGAGTGGCCTATTTGCACCACTATTCTCCTGTTAGGGTAGTGCACTGTGATCTCAAGCCAAGCAATATTCTTCTGGATGAAGATATGACAGCTTTGGTAGCTGACTTTGGAATCGCAAGATTGATTAAAGGTGCTGATGATAGTAATTCAACGGATGATTCAGTGTTCCTTAGCTCATCTGATGGATTGTTGTGTGGATCTGTCGGCTATATTGCCCCTGGTATGTTCTTACTTTTTGCAACAACTTGGTATTATTTCTAAATTATGAAATGATTTATAATTCATGTTCCTCATGGGGAGAGAGGAACATTTTCAAATACCTTGTTACGTTTATTAATAATTTCCTTGTCAACTTGATCTCAAGCAGAATATGGAATGGGAAAGCGTGCTTCAACTCAAGGAGATGTTTACAGTTTTGGAGTCCTCCTGCTAGAAATTATAACAGGAAGGCGCCCTACAGATGTTCTATTTCATGAAGGTTCAAGCTTGCATGAATGGGTTAAGAGTCACTATCCCCACAAGCTCCAGCCCATAGTTGATCAAGCAGTGCTTAGGTGTGCTCCATCTGTCATGCCCGTATCCTCTAACAAAATATGGAGTGATGTAATCTTGGAATTGATTGAGCTTGGTCTTGTTTGCACACAAAATAACCCTTCAACAAGACCAAGCATGCTAGATGTAGCCAATGAAATGGGTAGCCTAAAGCAGTATCTCTCtaaccctccctccctccctggTGATTGAATAATCATATCCTAAAGCTAGTGCTTCTTGAATTTGCAATGGCACTGAAAGTAGTTTCATCTTAGAAACTTCTAATCGTTGTActtatttgtttgattattttcatGGTAATAAATGGATTTTAATTCAATGCAATAGCCGTAGTTTTGACGTTTTCGCAGTAGTGTATTCTTGGGTTATTTTCATTACCTTAAACAGAAGTTTCCTGGTGAGGTGAAAACACCAGACAGGTATATTGTTAAATCATAAAGAAAATCTTCTTTCAACCATCCAAAGGATTTTTTAAACTGGAAAACAATTCTTCTATCCCTTACTAGTCATATTTTTAATCACAACCAACCAAAAACttcctttgatttgttgatttttttaatagatttcaCTAGATTGTGAGCTCTGAATCACAGTTCAACTATGAAATAGGTAGGCATTGATGCTTCAACCTATGTCTTTCTTCTTCCAGATTATTCTGGTTAAGAAATATCAGCATTTTGTTTGTGTTGTCAGTGATTTTTCTATAATCAAGAAAAAGCACTAGGATCCCTTTTAATTAGCCTACCTATCATATGAATTTGCCTAAATTAAGTGATTAGTGgaagattataataataagCCTATATGCTCAGTACTTCCATATCAATCATAAAAAGCACTCGGAACCTTTTCATCACTTTCTCATAGAATACGGAGAAAGTATCCCTTGACACAATGGTTGCTGCAGTAGGTCAAATTGTCTCTGAAACTATATTAACTAAGAAACTCTGGTCACAATCAAAGTCAAATAGGGATGCCAAAGAAGGTCGAAAGCATTCGATCGAGACTATCCTGGAGACAGATTTCATATGCAATGTACTATGAATTAGGTTGCTGTCCTAATCTCTAATAAACTAAATTGTGTGCTTGCTTGCCTGGAAAAACACGAACTGCCAATATCTTGCTATAGTTTTCTCTAATTGGCAGCTTGGTTAAGTGACCATCAGAATTCATACACCTACCATCACCTCCTCTTCCTTCCCCCCCTCTACTTTTGTCTTATAATGAAATATGTGGGAAAAAATCACAGGCAATCACAAACAATTAATTTCTTAGCATGACCTCAGCAAACCAATGATTCTCTTCCTTCCCTGTACTACTAAAGCAACCAAAAATGTTTCAGGTATTGGTACGCTATCTACTTACATTAGTTAGTACAGCTACCAATGAAACAGTTCCTGTCACCTTCTGAAAATTGAAAGCTGTGTTCATAAGGGAAATTGAAAAGGAGCATAATTCCTGGCCTCAGA is a genomic window of Populus alba chromosome 18, ASM523922v2, whole genome shotgun sequence containing:
- the LOC118034392 gene encoding putative leucine-rich repeat receptor-like serine/threonine-protein kinase At2g24130; translated protein: MGSCKFSMFSFLCLIIILFVVYGEEISPQLVKERISLLSFKSDVVLDPEGALESWNSSGIHVCNWTGVKCNNASDRVVQLDLSGLSLRGRISPVLANLSSLLVLDLSRNFFEGHIPAELGDLLQLRQLSLSWNLLGGNIPEELGFLHQLVYLDLGNNRLAGDIPAPLFCNGSSSLQYMDLSNNSLTGKIPLNNECKLGALRFLLLWSNRLVGRVPRALSNSSNLEWLDLESNMLSGELPSEIVRKMPKLQFLYLSYNDFVSHDGNTNLEPFFASLVNSSNLQELELAGNNLLGEIPPIIGDLSTNCVQIHLEENILYGSIPSSISNLVNLTLLNLSSNLLNGTIPPELCRMGKLERVYLSNNSLSGEIPAALANISHLGLLDLSKNKLTGSIPDSFAYLSQLRRLFLYENQLSGTIPPSLGQCVNLEILDLSSNDISGTIPSEVAGLRSLKLYLNLSRNHLHGPLPLELSKMDMVLAIDLSSNNLSGTIPPQLGSCIALEYLNLSGNVLEGLLPATIGQLPYLKELDVSSNQLSGNIPQSIEESPTFKHLNFSFNKFSGNISNKGAFSSLTIDSFRGNDGLCGEIKGMPNCQRRNAHLSFILPVLLSLFATPLLCMFAYPLVLRLRFRRQMVILNGGDLGDEDKETKDLKHPRISYRELIEATGGFSASSLIGSGQFGHVYKGVLQDNTRIAVKVLDSKATGEISGSFKRECQVLKRAKHRNLIKIITICSKPDFKAFVLPLMSNGSLEGHLYPSHGLNTGLDLIQLVSICNDVAQGVAYLHHYSPVRVVHCDLKPSNILLDEDMTALVADFGIARLIKGADDSNSTDDSVFLSSSDGLLCGSVGYIAPEYGMGKRASTQGDVYSFGVLLLEIITGRRPTDVLFHEGSSLHEWVKSHYPHKLQPIVDQAVLRCAPSVMPVSSNKIWSDVILELIELGLVCTQNNPSTRPSMLDVANEMGSLKQYLSNPPSLPGD